The Peribacillus simplex genome contains a region encoding:
- a CDS encoding fumarylacetoacetate hydrolase family protein, whose translation MEPPESPVIFSKYANAIAGHHDAIEIPINSTAVDFEAELAFVIGREAKHVSEEEANDYIFGYTIMNDISARDLQFQDGQWSRGKTADTFAPFGPFIVTQDEVGDPHNLAISLELNGEIMQDSNTSNLIFTVPKIISFLSQSMTLMPGDLIATGTPPGVGMGRNPKIWLKNGDRMNVSIEKIGTLSNHVIA comes from the coding sequence ATGGAGCCCCCTGAATCACCGGTCATTTTTTCAAAATATGCGAATGCCATTGCCGGCCATCATGATGCGATTGAAATTCCCATTAATTCAACCGCGGTCGACTTTGAAGCAGAGCTTGCGTTTGTCATTGGAAGAGAAGCGAAACATGTATCAGAAGAAGAGGCGAATGACTACATCTTTGGCTATACAATTATGAATGATATTAGCGCCCGAGACCTGCAATTTCAGGATGGCCAGTGGTCGAGAGGCAAAACGGCGGACACATTTGCGCCATTTGGTCCGTTTATCGTGACGCAAGATGAAGTGGGTGACCCCCACAATCTAGCGATTTCGCTTGAATTAAACGGTGAAATTATGCAGGATTCAAATACAAGCAACCTAATTTTTACGGTTCCGAAAATCATATCATTTTTATCACAGTCCATGACACTAATGCCAGGTGATTTGATTGCAACTGGTACGCCACCTGGCGTTGGAATGGGACGGAATCCGAAAATCTGGTTGAAAAACGGTGACCGGATG